One segment of Chryseobacterium turcicum DNA contains the following:
- a CDS encoding type VI secretion system contractile sheath small subunit produces the protein MAMFNYGVGGNEVKVDANEAIQEIQENKSLIVSQLTTDESYVPEIVTGLKTVDDVFRHFQPSVAVQHETEEGTVVEEEFRFQNLADFTPKNLVQKSDYLQQLSMEQEQYNKIVRQLKTNKILRNMLENEQTRAAFIEALKDVAQELEK, from the coding sequence ATGGCAATGTTTAATTATGGTGTTGGCGGAAACGAAGTCAAGGTCGACGCTAATGAAGCTATTCAAGAAATCCAGGAGAACAAATCTCTTATCGTAAGTCAGCTCACAACAGACGAATCTTATGTTCCCGAAATTGTTACAGGATTAAAAACCGTAGATGATGTTTTCAGACACTTTCAGCCTTCTGTCGCTGTACAGCACGAAACAGAGGAAGGAACTGTGGTAGAAGAAGAATTCCGTTTTCAGAATCTTGCAGACTTCACTCCCAAAAATCTTGTTCAGAAATCAGATTACCTTCAGCAGCTCAGCATGGAGCAGGAGCAGTACAATAAAATCGTACGTCAGCTGAAAACCAATAAGATTCTTCGCAATATGTTGGAAAATGAGCAGACCAGAGCTGCTTTTATTGAAGCATTGAAAGATGTGGCACAAGAACTTGAAAAATAA
- a CDS encoding M13 family metallopeptidase, protein MKKLNIAALAFSGVVFLNSCGTAKKTVETTEKPPVNIVAVNSELVIYPENGINLSYMDKTVRPQDDFFSYVNGNWIKETQIPSDKASWGSFNALRENVDDASLDILNKIISEKYAEGSEGQKIQNLYASFMDVEKRNAAGISPIKSDLAKVDAIKNVNDLQKYLLDATKLSDNSFYGWRVGADMKNSKMNAVYLGGPDLGLGRDYYQKVNEANTKTLAEYQNYVAKLFVVLGYENAPQSAKNVVDFEKQLANYLLTLEQNRDANLRYNPKNVTELSGLVKNVNLAKYLKDAGVNTDKVIVGELKYYQNMDQFINQKNLPLVKDYLKYHIINGNASNLGDSLDNIRFDFYSKYLQGQKEQRGMDKRGLALVNSVLGEAFGKLYVDKYFTPESKQQMEMYIDYILKSFKTHINDMDWMSPETKVKAQEKLSKFTVKIAYPDQWKDYSKLKVEAPSQGATLYSNLQNVSAWQYQKSLEKVGKPVDKTEWGMSPQTVNAYYSGSNNEIVFPAAILQPPFYNPKADAAVNFGGIGAVIGHEISHGFDDSGSRFDGDGNLNNWWTDQDRKNFDAKVGQLAAQYNAYEPVKGSFVNGKFTSGENIGDLGGVAVAYDALQMYLKDKGNVGLISGFNQDQRFFMSWATVWRTKSTDQYMMNQVKTDPHSPGYFRAFGPLVNQDSFMKAFDIKPGDKLYKAPAERIKIW, encoded by the coding sequence ATGAAAAAACTAAATATCGCAGCACTTGCTTTTTCAGGTGTTGTATTTTTAAATTCTTGTGGAACTGCAAAAAAAACTGTTGAGACAACAGAAAAGCCACCTGTGAACATCGTTGCCGTAAACTCTGAATTGGTAATATATCCTGAAAACGGAATTAACTTATCTTATATGGATAAAACCGTACGTCCGCAGGATGATTTCTTCAGCTATGTGAACGGAAATTGGATAAAAGAAACCCAGATTCCTTCTGATAAAGCAAGTTGGGGGTCTTTTAATGCATTGAGAGAGAATGTAGATGATGCTTCACTTGATATTTTAAATAAAATTATAAGCGAGAAATATGCTGAAGGTTCAGAAGGGCAGAAAATTCAGAATCTTTATGCGTCTTTTATGGATGTTGAAAAGAGAAATGCAGCAGGAATTTCTCCGATAAAATCTGATTTAGCTAAAGTTGATGCCATTAAAAACGTTAATGACCTTCAGAAATACCTTTTAGACGCAACAAAATTAAGTGATAATTCATTCTACGGATGGAGAGTTGGGGCAGATATGAAGAATTCTAAAATGAATGCTGTATATCTTGGCGGTCCTGACCTTGGTTTAGGAAGAGATTATTACCAAAAAGTAAACGAGGCCAATACCAAAACTTTAGCAGAATATCAAAATTATGTAGCTAAATTATTTGTTGTTTTAGGATATGAAAATGCGCCTCAGTCTGCTAAAAATGTGGTTGATTTTGAAAAGCAACTGGCAAATTATTTACTGACTTTAGAGCAAAATAGAGATGCCAATTTAAGATACAATCCTAAAAATGTTACTGAGCTTTCTGGCTTGGTGAAAAATGTAAATTTGGCTAAATATCTGAAAGATGCAGGAGTAAATACAGATAAAGTAATTGTTGGTGAGCTGAAATATTACCAAAATATGGATCAGTTTATCAATCAGAAAAACCTGCCGTTGGTGAAAGATTATCTTAAATATCATATTATCAATGGGAATGCAAGTAATCTGGGTGATAGTTTAGATAATATCCGTTTCGATTTTTACTCTAAATATCTTCAAGGTCAAAAAGAGCAGCGTGGGATGGATAAAAGAGGTTTGGCGCTTGTAAACAGTGTTTTAGGTGAAGCATTCGGAAAATTGTATGTTGATAAATATTTTACTCCAGAATCTAAGCAACAAATGGAAATGTACATTGATTATATTTTGAAATCTTTCAAAACGCACATCAATGATATGGATTGGATGTCGCCGGAAACCAAAGTAAAAGCTCAGGAAAAACTGTCGAAATTCACCGTGAAAATAGCGTATCCGGATCAGTGGAAAGATTATTCTAAATTGAAAGTAGAAGCTCCTTCTCAAGGTGCAACTTTATATTCAAACCTACAAAATGTTTCGGCTTGGCAATATCAGAAAAGTTTAGAAAAAGTAGGAAAACCTGTAGATAAAACAGAATGGGGAATGTCTCCACAAACCGTAAATGCGTATTACAGCGGTTCAAATAACGAAATTGTGTTCCCTGCTGCTATTCTTCAGCCGCCTTTCTACAATCCAAAAGCGGATGCAGCGGTAAATTTCGGTGGAATCGGAGCAGTGATTGGTCACGAAATTTCTCATGGTTTTGATGACAGCGGTTCAAGATTTGACGGTGACGGAAATTTGAATAATTGGTGGACTGATCAGGATCGTAAGAACTTTGATGCAAAAGTGGGACAATTGGCAGCTCAATATAACGCTTATGAACCAGTAAAAGGAAGTTTCGTGAACGGAAAATTTACGAGCGGTGAAAATATTGGTGATTTGGGTGGAGTAGCGGTTGCTTATGATGCACTTCAAATGTATTTAAAAGATAAAGGAAATGTTGGTTTGATTAGCGGATTTAATCAGGATCAAAGATTTTTTATGAGCTGGGCAACGGTTTGGAGAACCAAATCTACCGATCAGTATATGATGAATCAGGTGAAGACAGATCCGCACTCACCGGGATATTTCAGAGCTTTCGGGCCTTTGGTAAATCAGGATTCTTTTATGAAAGCATTCGATATTAAACCGGGAGATAAACTGTATAAAGCTCCGGCTGAGAGAATTAAAATATGGTAA
- a CDS encoding PfkB family carbohydrate kinase — protein sequence MKLLVVGSVAFDAIETPFGKTDKILGGAATYIGITSSILGVKSGIVSVVGGDFPQEYLDMFTKRDVNIEGLEIVKEGKTFFWSGKYHNDLNTRDTLATEVNVLENFDPKIPESMQDAEILLLGNLHPGVQLSVLEKMNQRPKLVILDTMNFWMDSAMDILKDMIAKTDVISINDEEARQLSGEYSLVKAAKKIHTMGPDYVIIKKGEHGALLFHDDKVFAIPALPLEDVFDPTGAGDTFAGGFAAYLAKKGKIDFETMKSALIVGSAMASFTVEKFGTERIEEVEEADIHNRLNQFKELTTFDVELH from the coding sequence ATGAAACTTTTAGTCGTAGGAAGCGTGGCATTTGATGCAATTGAGACGCCGTTTGGAAAAACAGATAAAATTTTGGGTGGTGCAGCTACTTATATCGGGATTACTTCTTCTATTTTAGGAGTAAAATCTGGAATTGTATCTGTTGTTGGAGGAGATTTTCCACAAGAATATCTTGATATGTTTACCAAGAGAGACGTAAATATTGAAGGATTGGAAATTGTAAAAGAAGGGAAAACGTTTTTCTGGTCTGGTAAATACCACAATGATTTAAATACAAGAGATACTTTAGCGACTGAAGTGAATGTTTTGGAGAATTTTGATCCAAAAATTCCTGAATCTATGCAAGATGCTGAGATTTTATTATTAGGAAATCTTCACCCTGGAGTTCAGCTTTCAGTACTTGAAAAAATGAATCAACGTCCTAAATTAGTTATTTTAGACACGATGAATTTCTGGATGGATTCTGCAATGGATATTTTGAAAGATATGATTGCTAAAACCGACGTTATCAGTATCAATGACGAAGAGGCAAGACAACTTTCAGGAGAATATTCTTTGGTAAAAGCAGCTAAGAAAATCCATACAATGGGACCTGATTATGTAATCATCAAAAAAGGAGAGCACGGTGCTTTATTGTTCCATGATGATAAAGTTTTCGCAATTCCTGCACTTCCTTTAGAAGATGTTTTTGATCCTACTGGAGCTGGAGATACTTTTGCAGGTGGTTTTGCGGCTTATTTAGCTAAAAAAGGAAAAATCGATTTCGAAACAATGAAGTCTGCATTAATCGTAGGTTCTGCAATGGCTTCTTTCACCGTAGAAAAATTCGGAACAGAAAGAATTGAGGAAGTTGAGGAAGCTGATATTCACAACAGATTGAACCAATTTAAAGAATTGACAACTTTTGATGTAGAATTACATTAA
- a CDS encoding NAD(P)H-dependent flavin oxidoreductase: MSNFIDFNSAKKLQEMSENKNRITELFNIKYPIIQAGMIWHSGWKLASAVSNCGGLGLIGSASMYPDILRENIQKCKKATDKPFGVNVALLYPNLEEIINIILEEGVKIVFTSAGSPKTYTETLQKEGLKVAHVVSSTKFAVKCEEAGVDAIVAEGFEAGGHNGRDETTTFCLIPNVKKHISKPLIAAGGIALGSQMKAAMILGADGVQIGSRFAATQEASAHENWKKKITELNEGDTLLTLKELAPVRMVKNKFFNELEEIYNTGRNAEALVASLGRARAKKGMFEGDMEEGELEIGQVSALIDEVLPVETVFANLLKEFNETKNPSL, encoded by the coding sequence ATGAGTAATTTTATAGATTTCAACTCCGCTAAAAAGCTTCAGGAAATGAGCGAAAATAAAAACAGAATCACAGAACTTTTTAATATTAAATATCCCATTATTCAGGCGGGTATGATTTGGCATTCAGGCTGGAAGTTGGCTTCGGCAGTTTCCAATTGTGGAGGCTTAGGATTGATTGGTTCAGCAAGTATGTATCCGGATATTTTAAGAGAAAATATTCAGAAATGCAAGAAAGCTACCGATAAACCTTTTGGCGTAAATGTCGCTTTGCTTTACCCTAATTTAGAAGAAATAATCAATATAATTCTGGAAGAAGGAGTGAAGATTGTTTTCACCTCTGCCGGAAGTCCTAAAACCTATACTGAGACACTTCAGAAGGAAGGTTTAAAAGTTGCTCATGTAGTTTCTTCAACCAAATTTGCAGTTAAATGTGAAGAAGCGGGAGTGGATGCTATTGTTGCGGAAGGTTTTGAAGCCGGAGGTCACAATGGAAGAGATGAAACAACAACTTTTTGCCTGATTCCGAATGTGAAAAAACATATTTCTAAACCATTGATTGCTGCAGGAGGAATTGCTTTGGGTTCTCAAATGAAAGCTGCGATGATTTTAGGAGCAGACGGAGTACAGATTGGAAGTCGTTTTGCGGCAACACAGGAAGCAAGTGCTCACGAAAACTGGAAAAAGAAAATTACCGAATTGAATGAAGGTGATACACTTCTTACTCTAAAAGAATTGGCGCCTGTAAGAATGGTTAAAAATAAATTCTTCAACGAGCTTGAGGAAATATATAATACAGGCAGAAATGCCGAAGCTTTGGTGGCTTCTTTAGGCAGAGCGAGAGCAAAAAAAGGAATGTTTGAAGGTGATATGGAAGAAGGTGAGTTAGAAATCGGTCAGGTTTCAGCTTTGATTGATGAAGTACTTCCTGTAGAAACTGTTTTTGCCAATCTTTTAAAAGAATTTAACGAAACAAAAAATCCAAGCTTATAA
- a CDS encoding HD domain-containing protein produces MILKNRFETLCLNFSQDKNLINRFWLEIEKNYSVKNRYYHNLQHLKTLFEEIDIIKTQIENFNNISFSIFYHDIIYDATSKLNEEKSADIAQERLEHLGLNHEDIQKVHEQILATKSHKKSDKENTNLLLDADLSILGKSDETYLEYTKQIRKEYSIYPDFLYKPGRKKVLEHFLDLENIFKTEYFKEKYEIQARKNIESELKNL; encoded by the coding sequence ATGATTTTGAAAAACAGATTTGAAACGCTTTGCCTTAATTTTTCTCAAGACAAAAATTTAATTAATAGATTTTGGCTTGAAATTGAGAAAAATTATTCCGTAAAAAATAGATACTACCACAATCTTCAGCATTTGAAAACTCTATTTGAGGAAATTGACATTATAAAAACTCAGATTGAAAACTTTAACAATATTTCATTTTCAATATTCTATCATGATATAATTTATGATGCCACTTCAAAACTAAATGAAGAAAAAAGCGCAGATATCGCGCAGGAAAGACTTGAACATTTAGGTTTAAATCATGAAGATATCCAAAAAGTTCACGAGCAGATTTTAGCTACAAAATCTCATAAAAAATCTGATAAGGAAAACACAAATTTACTTCTAGATGCAGATTTATCAATTCTTGGAAAAAGTGATGAAACTTATTTAGAATATACAAAACAGATTAGAAAAGAATATTCTATTTACCCTGATTTTCTTTATAAACCGGGAAGGAAAAAGGTTTTAGAACATTTTTTAGACTTAGAAAACATTTTTAAAACTGAATATTTTAAAGAAAAATATGAAATTCAGGCGAGGAAGAATATTGAATCTGAATTGAAAAATTTATAG
- a CDS encoding rhodanese-like domain-containing protein, translating into MSLADVLQSGNYALIDVREPMELEMDGNIDGAINIPLGEVEDRQDEILSIEKPVVLFCRSGNRSGKALEYLNAQGLKDGYNGGGWADLKASL; encoded by the coding sequence ATGTCATTAGCAGATGTATTGCAATCAGGAAATTACGCATTAATCGACGTTCGTGAGCCAATGGAGCTTGAAATGGACGGAAATATAGACGGAGCAATCAACATTCCTTTGGGAGAAGTTGAAGACAGACAAGACGAAATCTTATCTATCGAAAAGCCTGTTGTTTTGTTCTGCAGAAGCGGAAACAGAAGCGGTAAAGCCTTAGAATATCTAAACGCTCAAGGTTTGAAAGACGGTTATAACGGCGGAGGCTGGGCTGATTTGAAAGCTAGCCTATAA
- the mutY gene encoding A/G-specific adenine glycosylase produces MEKNKKNADFLHIGNKLLKWYDKNARDLPFRKTKDPYKIWICEIVFQQTRIAQGLNHYNNFIERFPDVKTLAESSEDDVLLYWKGLGYYSRAINIHKASQQIINDYSGIFPSDYEEILKLKGIGKYTAAAVSSICFNGKMPAVDGNFYRVLSRIFADDFDISNSRAFNYFSELSTLIMPENVGDFNQAMMDLGSEICKPKNPLCGECPLNDNCLSFSLNKISEFPVKTKKVKAEDLHLQYYFVHRNGQFLIQQRKDDFIWKKLYEFPPMISDDLKPFIKSVKTVNHKLTHKNLSIEVFNVEVDSEKVWGNFINENNFIVTDVEGSHEKSFPKPLENYIQNYETAYSIL; encoded by the coding sequence TTGGAAAAGAATAAAAAAAATGCAGATTTTCTTCATATTGGAAATAAACTGTTGAAGTGGTATGACAAAAATGCGAGAGATTTACCGTTCAGAAAAACCAAAGACCCTTACAAAATATGGATTTGTGAGATTGTTTTTCAGCAAACCCGAATCGCTCAGGGATTAAATCATTACAATAACTTCATCGAAAGATTTCCCGACGTAAAAACTTTGGCCGAATCTTCTGAAGATGATGTTTTATTGTATTGGAAAGGCTTAGGCTATTATTCCCGTGCTATCAATATTCATAAAGCTTCTCAGCAAATTATTAATGATTATAGTGGAATTTTTCCTTCTGATTACGAAGAGATTTTAAAACTAAAAGGAATAGGAAAATATACAGCGGCCGCAGTTTCAAGTATTTGCTTTAATGGAAAAATGCCCGCTGTAGATGGGAATTTCTACCGAGTTTTAAGCAGAATCTTTGCAGATGATTTTGATATTTCCAATTCTAGAGCTTTCAATTATTTTTCTGAATTATCGACTTTGATTATGCCCGAAAATGTAGGTGATTTCAATCAGGCGATGATGGATTTAGGTTCGGAAATCTGTAAGCCGAAAAACCCATTATGCGGAGAATGTCCTCTAAATGATAATTGCCTATCTTTTTCTTTAAATAAGATATCTGAATTTCCGGTTAAAACTAAAAAAGTAAAAGCAGAAGACCTTCATTTACAATATTATTTTGTTCACAGAAATGGCCAGTTTTTAATTCAGCAAAGAAAAGATGATTTTATCTGGAAAAAATTATATGAATTTCCACCAATGATTTCAGATGATTTAAAACCGTTTATTAAAAGCGTAAAAACGGTCAATCACAAGCTTACCCATAAAAATTTAAGCATAGAAGTTTTTAATGTTGAAGTTGATTCCGAAAAAGTTTGGGGAAATTTCATCAATGAAAATAATTTTATCGTAACTGATGTAGAAGGTTCTCACGAAAAATCTTTTCCAAAACCTTTGGAAAATTATATTCAAAATTATGAAACAGCTTACAGTATTTTGTAG
- a CDS encoding peptidylprolyl isomerase, which translates to MTNKLKITFLLGVFTMLFSGNINAQLKKGQLVDGIAAVIGDEIVLESDVEEQLNYGKQQGASTTDRCEFLENLINNKLLVYEAKRDTLIESRSAAIKEGVNAKFNQLLGQFPDEKSMLAAYKFRNQYEMKNAIEKIDTDQYYGQAKYQRITEKADVTPNEVTDFFNLYKSQLPEIKDEVSLSQIVMYPKLTEAHKDELINKLKKIKADIVGGESFESQARIYSEDTGTAPNGGLMKNIFKGQMVKPFEAAALNLQEGEISDPVESEFGYHIIQLVKKSGKAYDARHILLMATATDAEIATAKQKLDSIRGLVLAEKMSFKDAAFKFSDDKKTKFNAGVITGGDGSSKIERESIPGVISYELAGLNKNDITTAFDDEDERKRKVVKIIKIEDVIPAHQITLETDYDRIKQMALNKKKSEMIEKFVNSKLPTTFISIDGRYDTCDFKGNWKKESLTK; encoded by the coding sequence ATGACAAATAAACTAAAAATCACTTTCCTTTTGGGAGTTTTCACGATGTTGTTCTCAGGAAACATCAATGCTCAGTTAAAGAAAGGACAGTTGGTAGACGGTATTGCGGCAGTAATTGGTGATGAAATCGTTTTGGAATCTGATGTTGAAGAACAGCTGAATTACGGAAAACAGCAGGGTGCTTCAACCACTGATAGATGTGAGTTTTTGGAAAACTTAATTAATAATAAACTTTTGGTTTACGAAGCTAAAAGAGATACATTGATTGAAAGCCGTTCTGCGGCGATTAAAGAAGGAGTAAATGCAAAATTTAATCAGCTTTTAGGTCAATTTCCTGACGAAAAGTCGATGTTGGCTGCTTACAAGTTCAGAAATCAGTATGAAATGAAAAATGCCATCGAAAAAATTGATACCGATCAATATTACGGGCAGGCAAAATATCAAAGAATTACAGAAAAAGCTGACGTTACTCCTAATGAAGTGACCGATTTTTTCAATTTGTATAAATCTCAGCTTCCTGAAATCAAAGATGAGGTTTCTCTTTCTCAGATTGTCATGTATCCTAAATTAACAGAAGCTCATAAAGATGAATTGATTAACAAGCTTAAAAAAATCAAAGCAGACATCGTGGGTGGTGAAAGTTTTGAAAGCCAGGCAAGAATCTATTCTGAAGATACAGGAACAGCTCCCAATGGAGGTTTGATGAAAAACATCTTTAAAGGACAAATGGTGAAGCCTTTCGAAGCTGCAGCATTAAACTTACAAGAAGGTGAAATTTCAGACCCTGTAGAATCTGAGTTTGGATATCACATTATTCAGTTGGTTAAAAAGTCTGGTAAAGCGTATGATGCAAGACACATTCTTTTAATGGCAACTGCTACAGATGCCGAAATTGCAACTGCAAAACAAAAATTAGACAGCATTAGAGGTTTAGTCTTAGCTGAAAAAATGAGTTTTAAAGATGCGGCATTTAAGTTTTCGGATGATAAAAAAACTAAATTCAATGCAGGTGTGATTACCGGTGGAGATGGTTCTAGCAAAATCGAAAGAGAAAGCATTCCGGGAGTAATCAGTTATGAACTTGCTGGTCTTAATAAAAATGATATTACCACTGCTTTTGATGATGAAGACGAAAGAAAAAGAAAAGTGGTGAAAATAATTAAAATTGAAGATGTTATTCCTGCTCACCAGATTACTTTAGAGACAGATTACGACAGAATCAAACAGATGGCTCTTAATAAGAAAAAAAGTGAAATGATTGAAAAGTTTGTTAATTCAAAACTTCCAACCACATTTATTTCTATAGACGGTCGATATGATACTTGTGATTTTAAAGGGAACTGGAAAAAAGAATCTCTTACAAAATAA
- the gldD gene encoding gliding motility lipoprotein GldD produces MIKKVIFIFVSMLIISCGKENNPKPYGELRLEYPAPKYQKFESNCLYTFEVSDYAKIYNAKKPCWYYLNYPKMKAKIFLTYYPINNDFAQQIMETEKMVYKHTVKASSIDTKSFEYPEKKVYGNFYELKGQAASNLQFYATDSTKHFVTGYLYFNSRPKPDSLAPAIDYIKKDMMHLLDTFEWKK; encoded by the coding sequence ATGATTAAAAAAGTCATTTTTATTTTTGTTTCGATGTTGATTATTTCGTGCGGAAAAGAAAATAATCCAAAGCCTTACGGCGAACTGAGATTAGAGTATCCTGCACCAAAATATCAGAAATTTGAGTCTAATTGTCTGTATACTTTCGAAGTTTCAGATTATGCTAAAATATACAATGCAAAGAAACCTTGTTGGTATTATCTGAACTATCCGAAAATGAAGGCGAAGATTTTCCTGACGTATTACCCCATCAACAACGATTTTGCACAGCAGATTATGGAAACTGAAAAAATGGTTTACAAACATACGGTGAAAGCAAGCTCTATCGATACAAAATCTTTCGAATATCCTGAGAAAAAAGTTTACGGAAATTTTTATGAATTGAAAGGTCAGGCTGCTTCTAATTTGCAGTTTTACGCTACCGACAGTACAAAACATTTCGTGACAGGATATTTATACTTTAATTCTAGACCAAAACCAGATTCTTTAGCTCCTGCAATCGATTATATCAAAAAAGATATGATGCATTTGCTGGATACTTTTGAATGGAAAAAATAA
- a CDS encoding alpha/beta fold hydrolase, with the protein MIEEVIDVKGKNLFIKFNHSFENKPTIVFLHDSLGTVQLWRDFPEKLAEATQCNVLVYDRLGYGKSFPMITHERENNYMELEADVLNDLLSELNINDVILFGHSDGGTIALLAASKYPEKVKAVICEAGHIFVENITVKGVEEALNAYNTTNLPQRLEKYHGNKVEMIVKAWTEIWLSEKFRTWNIESFLKNITSPLLFIQGEADEYGTLEQVEKTVAQVTGTAEKFIIPNVGHTPHKESPDIVLNKSIEFINSVIN; encoded by the coding sequence ATGATTGAAGAGGTAATTGATGTAAAGGGAAAAAACTTATTTATAAAATTTAATCATTCTTTCGAAAATAAGCCTACCATTGTGTTTCTGCACGATTCTTTAGGTACTGTTCAGTTATGGAGAGATTTTCCTGAGAAATTGGCTGAAGCAACTCAGTGTAATGTTTTAGTGTATGACCGTTTAGGATATGGAAAGTCTTTTCCGATGATTACACACGAAAGAGAAAATAATTATATGGAATTGGAAGCAGATGTATTGAATGACTTGCTTTCTGAATTAAATATTAACGATGTCATACTTTTCGGGCATAGCGATGGTGGAACGATTGCTTTACTTGCAGCCTCAAAATATCCTGAAAAAGTAAAAGCAGTCATTTGTGAAGCCGGACATATTTTTGTTGAAAATATTACAGTAAAAGGTGTTGAAGAAGCTCTAAATGCTTATAATACCACAAATCTACCTCAACGTTTAGAAAAATATCACGGAAATAAAGTTGAAATGATTGTAAAAGCGTGGACTGAAATTTGGCTCAGCGAAAAATTCAGAACTTGGAATATTGAATCTTTCCTGAAAAATATTACAAGCCCATTATTATTTATTCAAGGAGAAGCTGATGAATACGGAACTTTAGAACAAGTTGAAAAAACAGTTGCTCAGGTTACCGGAACAGCGGAGAAATTTATTATTCCTAATGTTGGGCATACTCCGCATAAAGAATCACCGGATATTGTTTTAAATAAATCAATTGAGTTTATCAATTCTGTAATCAATTAA
- a CDS encoding DUF5458 family protein: MDSKLQAAESQQHNQQQQAGRPKGNPLEELNKIGGFGFIESVVDGIANMNPTRKARKEIFLNDGNKTDERKELLQKINLWVELLNSNDSAEKMADTCKNKAQQADQNLKVNLKNSLDAVRQLETSYRTVAQFYKNTELDKVDNVSIVNATLEQVSDLDNPIFIDAISDEFKSYYDRLDLRDNYSILAIPGYLGSNKVVEKWAKICNENKVMMVTDFANLDKPDDVVDLFHSANLTGGELHRSNVIMTCNWLVGRGRAEEVGEEENVELPPSTSLAGKIHKTLMSQVAAGKKHGNINEVDAVKFELKKSEISQLEKMGLVPMVNEYGKIMAFSAKTLFTGDNIGLQTYSVVRVFDYVTKVLLDFLNRRAFENWNARNEDDLRRQIVSFLDGIKGADKLIEKFKIVRFEQDKVNKDRVWLDIRLTPYFPTKSFVIKLDGHKGDDGNEWDAEYIQD, encoded by the coding sequence ATGGATAGTAAATTACAGGCTGCAGAAAGCCAACAGCATAATCAACAGCAGCAAGCTGGAAGACCAAAAGGAAATCCGCTTGAAGAATTAAATAAAATCGGAGGGTTTGGCTTTATAGAATCTGTCGTAGACGGAATCGCCAATATGAACCCAACCAGAAAAGCGAGAAAAGAAATCTTCTTGAATGATGGTAATAAAACCGATGAAAGAAAAGAGCTTTTACAGAAAATTAATCTGTGGGTAGAGCTTTTAAACAGCAATGATTCTGCTGAAAAAATGGCAGATACCTGCAAAAATAAAGCACAACAGGCTGATCAGAATTTGAAAGTAAATCTTAAAAATTCTCTTGATGCCGTACGCCAACTAGAAACTTCATACCGAACGGTTGCTCAGTTTTATAAAAATACAGAACTAGATAAGGTAGATAACGTAAGTATCGTTAATGCAACGTTGGAGCAGGTTTCAGATCTTGATAATCCTATATTTATTGATGCTATTTCTGATGAATTTAAAAGCTATTACGATCGTTTAGATTTAAGAGATAACTATTCTATTTTGGCAATTCCGGGATATTTGGGATCTAATAAAGTAGTAGAGAAATGGGCGAAAATCTGTAACGAAAACAAGGTAATGATGGTGACCGATTTTGCCAATCTTGATAAGCCGGATGATGTGGTAGATTTATTCCACTCAGCGAATCTTACAGGGGGCGAATTGCACAGAAGTAATGTCATCATGACGTGTAACTGGTTAGTAGGTCGTGGCAGAGCCGAAGAAGTTGGTGAAGAAGAAAACGTAGAACTTCCACCTTCAACTTCATTGGCCGGAAAAATTCATAAAACTTTAATGTCTCAGGTTGCTGCCGGTAAAAAACACGGTAATATCAACGAAGTAGATGCTGTAAAATTTGAATTAAAGAAAAGCGAAATTTCTCAGTTGGAAAAAATGGGATTGGTTCCTATGGTCAACGAATATGGGAAAATCATGGCATTCTCTGCAAAAACACTGTTTACAGGAGATAACATCGGCCTTCAGACGTATTCTGTAGTTCGTGTATTCGATTATGTAACGAAAGTTTTACTAGATTTCTTAAATAGAAGAGCCTTCGAAAACTGGAATGCAAGAAACGAAGATGATTTGAGAAGACAAATTGTAAGTTTCTTAGACGGTATCAAAGGTGCCGATAAATTAATTGAAAAGTTCAAAATTGTTCGTTTCGAGCAAGATAAAGTAAATAAAGACAGAGTTTGGTTAGACATCAGACTGACTCCTTATTTCCCAACAAAAAGTTTTGTAATTAAGCTTGACGGTCACAAAGGTGATGATGGAAACGAGTGGGATGCAGAATATATCCAGGATTAA